In Fodinibius saliphilus, a genomic segment contains:
- a CDS encoding DUF4149 domain-containing protein: MYYLSVYIHIISAIFWIGGMLFTAGVLVPVSRKPLLKNKKGAFFAVVGKKFSRISWALFLVLIITGITNLLTRGHTVSQLLDPSFWTNVFGGYLFIKLHIFALILIVSGIHDFYAGPKAVELMDSDPKNNKTQKMRKLSSWLGRLNLVLGLTILYYAMRLLRG; this comes from the coding sequence ATGTACTACTTATCGGTTTACATCCATATTATTTCAGCAATTTTTTGGATTGGCGGCATGCTATTTACGGCTGGTGTATTGGTTCCTGTTAGCAGAAAACCATTATTAAAGAATAAAAAAGGAGCCTTCTTTGCGGTAGTTGGTAAAAAATTCAGCCGCATCTCATGGGCTTTATTTTTAGTACTAATCATCACGGGCATCACCAATTTACTAACCCGTGGGCATACAGTAAGTCAGCTCTTGGATCCTTCTTTTTGGACGAATGTTTTTGGAGGATACCTGTTTATCAAGCTACACATTTTTGCACTCATACTTATTGTCAGTGGAATCCACGATTTCTATGCCGGTCCCAAGGCGGTAGAACTTATGGACAGTGATCCCAAAAACAATAAAACACAAAAGATGCGTAAACTATCAAGCTGGTTGGGACGCCTAAACTTAGTTCTTGGTCTGACAATTTTGTATTACGCCATGCGACTGCTGCGGGGATAA
- a CDS encoding OsmC family peroxiredoxin, protein MPVRKSEAQWNGNFQDGEGSMKIVNGTTFNENYSYASQFEDGLGSNPEELIAAAHAGCYSMALSDTLAKANYNPKKVNTKAEVIFEVTNNGAAISAIKLQCTADVPNIDITEFLKYAEGAKAECPVSKALSVTDISLEAELL, encoded by the coding sequence ATGCCTGTAAGAAAATCAGAAGCCCAATGGAATGGCAATTTTCAAGATGGAGAAGGTTCAATGAAAATTGTTAATGGGACGACTTTTAACGAAAACTATTCGTATGCCTCACAATTTGAAGATGGACTAGGTTCGAATCCTGAAGAACTTATCGCTGCAGCACACGCCGGTTGCTATTCCATGGCTCTCTCCGATACCCTTGCCAAGGCAAACTATAATCCTAAAAAGGTTAACACTAAAGCAGAGGTTATTTTTGAAGTTACCAATAATGGAGCTGCAATTTCAGCAATTAAACTACAATGCACAGCGGATGTGCCGAATATTGATATTACAGAATTTCTTAAATATGCCGAAGGGGCAAAGGCCGAGTGCCCGGTTTCAAAAGCTCTTTCCGTTACTGATATATCTCTTGAAGCAGAACTGCTATAA
- a CDS encoding metal-sulfur cluster assembly factor gives MLTFYSIDRGNIVQQLREVIDPELGVNIVDLGLVYNIFAEDGTLVVEYTATTPGCPMRRYLQQQIEAALATVDTFENYEARLVWEPEWSVEMIENGVDFFGHPPPQVNDS, from the coding sequence ATGCTAACTTTCTACTCCATAGACCGAGGCAACATTGTTCAACAACTCAGAGAGGTGATTGACCCGGAGCTGGGTGTCAATATTGTGGATTTGGGCCTGGTTTATAACATTTTTGCCGAAGACGGAACATTGGTTGTTGAATATACTGCTACTACACCGGGTTGCCCTATGCGACGGTACCTACAGCAGCAGATCGAGGCGGCATTAGCCACTGTAGATACTTTTGAAAATTATGAAGCTCGTCTTGTCTGGGAACCGGAATGGTCGGTAGAGATGATCGAAAATGGTGTTGATTTTTTCGGGCATCCCCCACCACAGGTGAACGATAGTTGA
- a CDS encoding ferredoxin family protein, translated as MAYVVTEPCVQCKHTNCAAVCPVDAFREGPNFLVIDPFECIDCDACVAECPEEAIYPDDEVPLEWEGYIDLNEQLSEAWADHIINQEKDPLPEVDAWSDRDNKRDALIKSWDDAVAVD; from the coding sequence ATGGCTTATGTTGTTACCGAACCCTGTGTCCAATGCAAACATACTAACTGTGCGGCTGTCTGTCCGGTGGATGCCTTTCGGGAAGGGCCAAACTTTCTAGTCATTGACCCTTTTGAATGCATCGACTGTGATGCCTGTGTGGCAGAATGTCCCGAAGAGGCTATTTATCCCGATGATGAGGTCCCCTTGGAATGGGAAGGGTATATTGACCTGAATGAACAGCTCTCAGAGGCTTGGGCCGACCACATCATCAACCAGGAAAAAGATCCCCTGCCCGAGGTTGATGCCTGGAGCGATCGTGACAACAAACGAGATGCATTAATTAAGAGCTGGGATGATGCGGTAGCTGTTGATTAG